One window of the Desulfovibrio sp. genome contains the following:
- a CDS encoding phosphoglycerate kinase, protein MPIKNMQDLDLTGKTVVIREDLNVPMKDGEVTNDKRIRAALPTIKLALEKGAGVILLSHLGRPTEGQYDEQFSLAPVAACLEKQLGQPVTLAKTLDEAKVQPGQVVLLENVRFLSGEKKNDPQLAQKLADLGDVYVMDAFGAAHRAHASTEGAVRAAQVACAGPLLQAELQAFEKVLDNPARPLVAIIGGAKVSTKIGLLENLLNTVDVLILGGGIANTFLAAAGYMVGKSLYEEDLVPEAKKVMEQAKTLNKELPLPMDVITAEELAPGQHASLHAVGDVPGDQMILDVGPETLTLYEKYLAKAATVVWNGPVGAFETEPFGDGTKALAEYLGNSKAFVVVGGGDSVAAVEKYGLADRMGYISTGGGASLELLEGKKLPSVAALEDRG, encoded by the coding sequence GGACCTCACAGGCAAAACCGTTGTTATCCGCGAAGACCTCAATGTGCCCATGAAGGACGGCGAGGTCACCAATGACAAGCGCATCCGCGCTGCCCTGCCCACCATCAAACTGGCGCTGGAAAAAGGCGCTGGCGTCATTCTGCTTTCGCACCTGGGGCGTCCCACCGAAGGGCAGTATGACGAGCAGTTTTCTCTGGCTCCCGTGGCCGCCTGCCTTGAAAAGCAGCTTGGCCAGCCCGTAACGCTGGCAAAAACGCTGGACGAGGCCAAAGTACAGCCCGGTCAGGTGGTTCTGCTGGAAAACGTGCGTTTTCTGTCCGGCGAAAAAAAGAATGATCCCCAGTTGGCCCAAAAACTGGCCGACCTTGGCGACGTATATGTGATGGACGCCTTTGGCGCCGCACACCGCGCCCATGCCTCCACCGAGGGCGCTGTACGCGCCGCGCAAGTGGCGTGCGCCGGCCCCCTGCTGCAGGCTGAACTGCAGGCCTTTGAAAAAGTGCTCGACAATCCCGCCCGTCCCCTGGTCGCCATTATCGGCGGAGCCAAGGTGTCCACCAAGATCGGCCTGCTCGAAAACCTGCTGAACACGGTGGACGTGCTTATCCTTGGCGGCGGCATCGCCAATACCTTTTTGGCGGCGGCTGGCTACATGGTGGGCAAGTCTCTGTACGAAGAAGATCTGGTGCCTGAAGCCAAAAAAGTTATGGAACAGGCCAAGACCCTCAACAAGGAACTTCCCCTGCCCATGGACGTGATCACCGCCGAGGAACTGGCCCCTGGCCAGCACGCCTCGCTGCACGCCGTGGGCGACGTGCCCGGCGACCAGATGATACTGGACGTGGGCCCCGAAACCCTGACACTCTATGAAAAGTATCTGGCCAAGGCCGCCACTGTGGTGTGGAACGGCCCTGTGGGCGCGTTCGAAACCGAGCCCTTTGGTGACGGCACCAAGGCCCTGGCCGAATATCTTGGCAATTCCAAGGCCTTTGTGGTCGTTGGCGGCGGTGACAGTGTGGCTGCCGTGGAAAAATACGGACTTGCCGACCGCATGGGTTACATATCCACAGGCGGCGGCGCGTCCCTTGAGCTGCTTGAAGGCAAAAAACTGCCTTCGGTGGCTGCCCTGGAGGACCGGGGCTAA
- a CDS encoding MipA/OmpV family protein, whose amino-acid sequence MKKRISFGGLASVTLLALLTLLTITPGTSFAAPAQEAWEENPADAAAQGDKWGFNTGLGASLRTSEYKGIDSLGSPLPLIGYEGKWLYLRGLDGGVHVYRDHYQEFNIQLSYLPQNFYASWSDNSRMKRLDDRYSTLMAGLNYTLRTLYGQASATVSTDILGVNNGIKADVAYAYPMRFENVMFSPAVGVQWTDTNYNDYYYSISSSESRASGFKEYSPESTFSPYAGLTMRVILTEDWSAVANAKALFLGNEITDSPMVERTTTYSFSAGLLYAF is encoded by the coding sequence ATGAAAAAACGTATATCCTTCGGCGGGCTGGCCTCGGTGACGTTGCTGGCCCTGCTGACGCTGCTGACCATTACCCCTGGCACGTCCTTTGCCGCTCCGGCTCAGGAAGCCTGGGAAGAAAACCCCGCTGACGCTGCCGCCCAGGGCGACAAATGGGGCTTCAACACCGGCCTCGGCGCAAGCCTGCGCACGTCGGAATACAAGGGCATCGACTCCCTCGGTTCTCCGCTTCCCCTTATTGGCTATGAGGGCAAGTGGCTGTACCTGCGCGGCCTGGACGGCGGCGTGCACGTGTACAGGGATCACTATCAGGAGTTCAACATCCAGCTGTCCTACCTGCCCCAGAACTTCTATGCCTCCTGGAGCGACAACAGCAGGATGAAGCGTCTGGACGACAGGTATTCCACACTCATGGCCGGCTTGAACTATACGCTGCGCACGCTCTACGGTCAGGCGTCCGCCACGGTGTCCACAGACATTCTGGGCGTCAACAACGGCATCAAGGCCGACGTTGCCTACGCCTACCCCATGCGCTTCGAAAACGTCATGTTCTCGCCCGCCGTGGGCGTGCAGTGGACGGACACCAACTACAACGACTATTACTACAGCATCAGTTCCAGCGAATCCCGCGCCAGCGGCTTCAAGGAATACAGCCCCGAAAGCACGTTTTCACCCTATGCCGGGCTGACCATGCGGGTCATTCTCACCGAGGACTGGAGCGCCGTTGCCAATGCCAAGGCGCTCTTTCTCGGCAACGAGATTACCGACAGCCCCATGGTGGAACGCACCACAACGTATTCCTTCAGCGCTGGCTTGCTGTACGCATTTTAG
- a CDS encoding DMT family transporter, translating into MSEKNGTARQTQDRRSAPARNTEDKTQPPPWAAPPASGTPWGRYAVGVFFSVIWSSAFIAGKVVVMEMGPFATLFYRFTLTVLVLLLFCGKKLLGPEGRQAMLPGMLLGLLNNVVYLGLSFSALRYLAASWVVIVVSCAPFMTMALAALRGQESFDKRKLLGLTVAFAGVVVMVGITGLHEGAGLGLGMAIAATLAFSVGAVLFRGKYDALSLLSLNFWMTLCGMLCFAPAAFMTTANPLHITWPALAALLWLVVVSLAGMALWLLLIRTQGPSMAASYNMLNPLSGLALSALLLGTAIGVQDVMGAAAIVAGLYVALRPGQAPKTT; encoded by the coding sequence ATGTCTGAAAAAAACGGCACAGCGCGGCAAACACAAGACCGCCGCAGCGCCCCGGCCCGGAACACCGAGGATAAAACCCAGCCACCGCCCTGGGCCGCGCCCCCCGCGAGCGGTACACCGTGGGGACGTTACGCTGTGGGCGTGTTTTTCAGCGTCATATGGAGTTCGGCATTCATCGCGGGCAAGGTGGTCGTGATGGAAATGGGGCCGTTCGCCACCCTGTTTTACCGTTTTACACTGACCGTGCTGGTGCTTCTGCTGTTTTGCGGCAAAAAGCTCCTTGGCCCAGAGGGCAGGCAGGCCATGCTGCCAGGGATGCTTCTTGGCCTGCTCAATAACGTGGTCTACCTGGGCCTGAGTTTTTCCGCCCTGCGCTATCTGGCCGCCTCATGGGTCGTCATCGTGGTTTCCTGCGCGCCCTTCATGACCATGGCCCTGGCGGCCCTGCGCGGTCAGGAGTCTTTTGACAAAAGAAAACTGCTGGGACTCACCGTGGCCTTTGCCGGGGTAGTCGTCATGGTGGGCATTACGGGCCTGCACGAAGGCGCTGGCCTTGGGCTTGGCATGGCCATCGCCGCCACGCTGGCCTTCTCGGTTGGCGCAGTGCTCTTTCGCGGCAAGTATGACGCCCTGTCCCTGCTTTCGCTGAACTTCTGGATGACTCTTTGCGGCATGCTCTGCTTTGCCCCCGCCGCCTTCATGACCACGGCAAACCCTTTGCACATCACCTGGCCCGCCCTGGCCGCGCTGCTGTGGCTGGTAGTGGTCAGCCTGGCGGGCATGGCGCTGTGGCTGCTGCTCATACGTACGCAAGGCCCCTCCATGGCCGCTTCCTACAACATGCTCAACCCCCTTTCGGGACTGGCGCTCTCCGCCCTGCTCCTCGGCACTG